Below is a genomic region from Desulfonatronum sp. SC1.
GATTGGTTCAATCAATCCCCAACAATAAAAAAAAATGGCTAATTTTTTCACAGATAACCCAGATTTACTTTTTCATCTGCAGCACCCCTTGATGCAGAAAATTGTAACGCTCAAGGAGCAAGGCTTTGCCGACAAGGATAAGTTTGATTATGCCCCGATGGATTTTGAAGATGCGATGGACAGTTACGAGAAAGTACTTGAAATTGTAGGCGAAATATGCGGGGATATAGTGGCTCCCAACGCTGAAAGCGTGGATGCCGAAGGTCCAAAAATTGTGAATAATGAGGTAATATATGCCCGTGGCACACAGGAAAACCTCGACGCTTTGGTGAAAGCCGGATTAATGGGAATCACCCTGCCTCGTAAATACGAAGGCCTTAATTTCCCTATCGTACCTTATATTATGGCCGCTGACATCGTGTCGCGTGCCGATGCCGGATTTGTAAACATCTGGGGTTTGCAGGATTGTGCTGAAACTATTAATGAATTTGCATCAGAA
It encodes:
- a CDS encoding acyl-CoA dehydrogenase family protein — encoded protein: MANFFTDNPDLLFHLQHPLMQKIVTLKEQGFADKDKFDYAPMDFEDAMDSYEKVLEIVGEICGDIVAPNAESVDAEGPKIVNNEVIYARGTQENLDALVKAGLMGITLPRKYEGLNFPIVPYIMAADIVSRADAGFVNIWGLQDCAETINEFASE